In a single window of the Papaver somniferum cultivar HN1 chromosome 8, ASM357369v1, whole genome shotgun sequence genome:
- the LOC113303049 gene encoding uncharacterized protein LOC113303049 isoform X1: MVTYQASKLNLSSSHSSKEVFVASLLYEPFSQSLALMHSDSSILLFPAFSPFSPSSYDSPNTKQTLIPPSCSSSCFLRLQSNPNSTEGRTVFIVASPHNGGSRVLLRLWVLQKNQVFAKAQVNCSQSDLKLDNSKLGLVVDLTHGFSVKLVGSVNFFALHSVSAKKIWVFGAKVVDDESVKLMKCAVIDCCLPISSITISLGFLILGEDNGVRVFPLRTLVKARVKKPRDSGRRREENCENGLDSDAFSKVQGMNIPNGPIRYANGSNESCSSIVASSKSVVGCHGVKSTALKGTIEIASNGYTGKIAENSFSVKHRILKLKQDSGLGGSFFVNFKGVEMQNQILVTVSKAVSVQALSHERLLILDSVGDLHLLSMYGTSPGSETTGQMRRLGHAMKTQMLFVLPDFSTRMHNFWISDGLHTIHMMSISEMAIHVNDTDKHEIGEKLMQISAVEAIFSSERIQNVIPLSGKAILVLGQGNIFAYAIS, from the exons ATGGTTACTTATCAAGCTTCCAAATTGAATCTGTCATCTTCTCATTCTTCAAAGGAGGTATTTGTTGCCTCCCTTTTATATGAGCCTTTTTCTCAGTCTTTAGCTTTAATGCATTCCGATTCTTCTATACTTCTTTTCCCTGCTTTCTCTCCATTTTCACCTTCTTCTTATGATTCTCCTAATaccaaacaaaccctaattcccccgtcttgttcttcttcatgttttcttcgtcttcaatcgaacCCAAATTCAACTGAAGGTCGTACTGTTTTTATTGTTGCTAGTCCGCATAATGGTGGTTCTAGGGTTCTTCTTCGATTATGGGTACTACAGAAGAACCAGGTATTTGCTAAAGCCCAAGTTAATTGCAGTCAAAGTGACCTTAAGCTTGACAATAGTAAATTAGGGTTAGTCGTTGATCTGACTCATGGATTTTCTGTCAAGCTTGTTGGGTCAGTTAATTTTTTCGCTTTGCATTCTGTATCTGCTAAAAAAATTTGGGTATTTGGTGCAAAAGTTGTGGATGATGAAAGTGTGAAATTAATGAAATGTGCTGTTATCGATTGCTGTCTTCCAATTTCTTCGATTACTATTTCGTTGGGGTTTTTGATTTTGGGTGAGGATAATGGGGTTAGGGTTTTCCCATTGAGGACACTTGTGAAGGCTAGAGTGAAGAAGCCTAGAGATTCTGGAAGGAGGAGAGAGGAAAATTGTGAGAATGGCCTGGACAGCGATGCATTTTCAAAGGTTCAGGGAATGAATATACCTAACGGACCAATTCGATATGCTAATGGAAGCAATGAATCGTGTAGTTCTATTGTGGCTAGTTCGAAATCTGTGGTTGGCTGTCATGGTGTGAAAAGTACTGCTTTGAAAGGGACAATTGAGATTGCTTCTAATGGCTACACTGGGAAAATTGCCGAGAATTCTTTTTCTG TGAAGCATAGGATTTTAAAGCTAAAACAGGACTCAGGTTTAGGTGGCTCGTTTTTTGTGAATTTTAAGGGTGTGGAGATGCAAAATCAGATATTGGTCACAGTATCAAAAGCTGTTTCAGTCCAAGCTCTTTCGCATGAAAGGTTGCTAATTTTGGACTCAGTAGGAGATTTACACCTTTTGAGTATGTATGGTACATCTCCTGGGTCAGAAACCACTGGTCAGATGAGGCGTCTGGGTCATGCTATGAAAACTCAAATGCTGTTTGTTCTTCCTGATTTTTCTACAA GAATGCATAACTTTTGGATATCCGATGGGCTCCACACCATTCACATGATGTCCATATCTGAAATGGCAATTCATGTGAACGACACTGATAAACATGAAATTGGGGAAAAGCTGATGCAGATCTCAG CTGTTGAAGCAATATTTTCAAGCGAAAGGATCCAGAATGTAATTCCTCTTTCAGGAAAGGCAATATTGGTTCTTGGACAAG GCAATATATTTGCTTACGCAATCTCCTGA
- the LOC113303049 gene encoding uncharacterized protein LOC113303049 isoform X2, with product MVTYQASKLNLSSSHSSKEVFVASLLYEPFSQSLALMHSDSSILLFPAFSPFSPSSYDSPNTKQTLIPPSCSSSCFLRLQSNPNSTEGRTVFIVASPHNGGSRVLLRLWVLQKNQVFAKAQVNCSQSDLKLDNSKLGLVVDLTHGFSVKLVGSVNFFALHSVSAKKIWVFGAKVVDDESVKLMKCAVIDCCLPISSITISLGFLILGEDNGVRVFPLRTLVKARVKKPRDSGRRREENCENGLDSDAFSKVQGMNIPNGPIRYANGSNESCSSIVASSKSVVGCHGVKSTALKGTIEIASNGYTGKIAENSFSVKHRILKLKQDSGLGGSFFVNFKGVEMQNQILVTVSKAVSVQALSHERLLILDSVGDLHLLSMYGTSPGSETTGQMRRLGHAMKTQMLFVLPDFSTSKECITFGYPMGSTPFT from the exons ATGGTTACTTATCAAGCTTCCAAATTGAATCTGTCATCTTCTCATTCTTCAAAGGAGGTATTTGTTGCCTCCCTTTTATATGAGCCTTTTTCTCAGTCTTTAGCTTTAATGCATTCCGATTCTTCTATACTTCTTTTCCCTGCTTTCTCTCCATTTTCACCTTCTTCTTATGATTCTCCTAATaccaaacaaaccctaattcccccgtcttgttcttcttcatgttttcttcgtcttcaatcgaacCCAAATTCAACTGAAGGTCGTACTGTTTTTATTGTTGCTAGTCCGCATAATGGTGGTTCTAGGGTTCTTCTTCGATTATGGGTACTACAGAAGAACCAGGTATTTGCTAAAGCCCAAGTTAATTGCAGTCAAAGTGACCTTAAGCTTGACAATAGTAAATTAGGGTTAGTCGTTGATCTGACTCATGGATTTTCTGTCAAGCTTGTTGGGTCAGTTAATTTTTTCGCTTTGCATTCTGTATCTGCTAAAAAAATTTGGGTATTTGGTGCAAAAGTTGTGGATGATGAAAGTGTGAAATTAATGAAATGTGCTGTTATCGATTGCTGTCTTCCAATTTCTTCGATTACTATTTCGTTGGGGTTTTTGATTTTGGGTGAGGATAATGGGGTTAGGGTTTTCCCATTGAGGACACTTGTGAAGGCTAGAGTGAAGAAGCCTAGAGATTCTGGAAGGAGGAGAGAGGAAAATTGTGAGAATGGCCTGGACAGCGATGCATTTTCAAAGGTTCAGGGAATGAATATACCTAACGGACCAATTCGATATGCTAATGGAAGCAATGAATCGTGTAGTTCTATTGTGGCTAGTTCGAAATCTGTGGTTGGCTGTCATGGTGTGAAAAGTACTGCTTTGAAAGGGACAATTGAGATTGCTTCTAATGGCTACACTGGGAAAATTGCCGAGAATTCTTTTTCTG TGAAGCATAGGATTTTAAAGCTAAAACAGGACTCAGGTTTAGGTGGCTCGTTTTTTGTGAATTTTAAGGGTGTGGAGATGCAAAATCAGATATTGGTCACAGTATCAAAAGCTGTTTCAGTCCAAGCTCTTTCGCATGAAAGGTTGCTAATTTTGGACTCAGTAGGAGATTTACACCTTTTGAGTATGTATGGTACATCTCCTGGGTCAGAAACCACTGGTCAGATGAGGCGTCTGGGTCATGCTATGAAAACTCAAATGCTGTTTGTTCTTCCTGATTTTTCTACAAGTAAG GAATGCATAACTTTTGGATATCCGATGGGCTCCACACCATTCACATGA
- the LOC113301163 gene encoding uncharacterized protein LOC113301163 — protein MTLLDNTLCSCEVTKLDDSEVPNLCRDNDVQGIQKVEVEEDSVKIQTVGKEEENIEIVTNMKVKIERELTLSQIHEDCFLPETFVPENLCGRVLQSPQTSSPTFSLGFGFSTKDFEQGFEIEEGPSEISTREISTNEQTEILAGSQTSMDDEPLIKRLDRISNKRKLMIVPEIEPKVATPTKDVIARIQKMLKKPIAVESLENSIDNLVDHMPLRNLEKSIDILVDHISASVVQSTKPEGSIFTKESKLSLKRKNEDQESKYKGKKERVHLVSPLFQFRFLIRTKAR, from the exons ATGACTCTCCTAGATAACACTCTTTGTTCTTGCGAAGTAACAAAACTTGACGATAGTGAAGTTCCAAATTTGTGTCGTGACAATGATGTACAAGGCATACAAAAGGTTGAGGTTGAGGAAGATTCTGTCAAGATTCAAACGGTTGGGAAAGAGGAGGAAAACATTGAAATCGTAACAAATATGAAAGTGAAAATTGAACGAGAGCTTACCTTGAGCCAAATACACGAAGACTGTTTTCTTCCTGAAACTTTTGTACCAGAAAACTTATGTGGAAGAGTTCTACAAAGTCCACAAACAAGTAGCCCAACcttttcattaggatttggtttTTCCACAAAAGATTTTGAACAg GGTTTCGAAATAGAGGAGGGACCAAGTGAAATTTCAACACGAGAAATATCAACGAACGAACAAACAGAAATACTTGCAGGAAGTCAAACATCAATGGATGATGAACCACTCATTAAACGACTTGATAGAATTTCAAATAAAAGGAAGCTGATGATAGTACCAGAAATAGAACCAAAGGTTGCCACTCCAACAAAGGATGTAATTGCTCGGATACAAAAG ATGCTGAAGAAGCCAATTGCTGTTGAAAGtctagaaaattctattgataaTTTAGTGGACCATATGCCACTGAGGAATCTAGAAAAATCTATTGATATTTTAGTGGACCATATTTCTGCTTCGGTTGTTCAAAGCACAAAACCAGAAGGATCCATTTTTACAAAG GAAAGCAAATtgagtttgaaaagaaaaaatgaagacCAGGAGAGCAAATATAAAGGCAAAAAGGAGCGAGTACACCTAGTTTCTCCCCTGTTTCAATTCAGATTTCTGATAAGGACAAAAGCAAGATGA